In the genome of Salana multivorans, the window GACCTCCGCCGGCGGCCTCGTCGTCGACGTCGTGGACGGGATCGCGCTGTGCGCGGTCATCGCCCGGCGCAACCGCGCCGGCCGCCTCGAGTGGTGCCTGCCCAAGGGACACCTCGAGTACGGCGAGACGCCGGAGCAGGCGGCGGTGCGCGAGGTCGCGGAGGAGACGGGCATCCACAGCCAGGTGATCCGGCACCTCGCCACCATCGACTACTGGTTCGCCGGCCACGACCGCCGCGTCCACAAGGTCGTCCACCACTACCTGCTCGCCGCGGTCGGGGGTGAGCTCACCATCGAGAACGATCCGGACCACGAGGCCGAGGACGTGGCGTGGATCCCGCTCGACGTCC includes:
- a CDS encoding NUDIX hydrolase; this encodes MSRPTPRRRFPARPAPPPERPARSMLPVVDETSAGGLVVDVVDGIALCAVIARRNRAGRLEWCLPKGHLEYGETPEQAAVREVAEETGIHSQVIRHLATIDYWFAGHDRRVHKVVHHYLLAAVGGELTIENDPDHEAEDVAWIPLDVLPGRLAYPNERRVVAMARDVLVGPS